One window of Candidatus Acidulodesulfobacterium ferriphilum genomic DNA carries:
- the kdpB gene encoding K(+)-transporting ATPase subunit B, whose protein sequence is MPKQDYYVSAFNKEILVSAIWESFRKLNPKVMIKNPVMFVVEIGSVITAAIFLKDVFFHDFKDIAFIFQITLWLWFTVLFANFAESISEGRGKAQAESLRKSKTEVIARLIHQTSGKEEKIKASLLRKGDIVVAEAGDIIPADGEIIEGIASVDESVITGESAPVIRESGGDRSAVTGGTKVLSDKISIKITSNQGEGFIDKMISLVEGASRQKTPNEIALNILLVMFTALFLVVVAAIEPMAHYFNGNISPVILVALIVCLIPTTIGALLSAIGISGMDRLVKHNVIAMSGASVEAAGDVNTLLLDKTGTITFGNRMAVNFIPAKDVNINDLADYSQLSSLSDETPEGRSIVTLAKKYGLRGRHIDEKNVNFIPFSALTRMSGVDILDKKENIRKGAVDSVIRFIEQNGGVAEKSITLAANNISKQGGTPLAVAVNDKILGIIHLKDVVKGGIKERIDSLRKIGIKTIMITGDNALTAKAIADEAGVDEFVSEATPETKMDIIKKEQALGKLIAMTGDGTNDAPALAQADVGVAMNTGTMAAKEAGNMIDLDSNPTKLIEIVETGKQLLITRGSLTTFSIANDLAKYFAIIPAMFAPIMPWLAPLNIMGLSSPQSAILSAVIFNAVIIIILIPLALKGVKYRPAGASAILRRNLLIYGLGGVIAPFIGIKIIDIIITYLHFI, encoded by the coding sequence ATGCCAAAGCAAGATTATTATGTATCGGCATTTAACAAAGAAATATTGGTATCGGCTATATGGGAATCTTTTAGAAAGTTAAATCCTAAGGTTATGATTAAAAATCCGGTTATGTTCGTTGTCGAAATCGGGTCGGTTATAACTGCCGCCATTTTTTTAAAAGATGTTTTTTTCCATGATTTTAAAGATATAGCTTTTATATTTCAGATAACTTTATGGCTCTGGTTTACGGTTTTATTTGCAAATTTTGCCGAAAGTATCTCTGAGGGCAGGGGTAAGGCTCAGGCGGAGAGTTTAAGGAAAAGTAAAACCGAGGTCATCGCAAGGTTAATTCATCAAACAAGCGGGAAAGAAGAAAAGATAAAAGCCTCATTGCTTAGAAAGGGCGATATTGTTGTTGCGGAGGCGGGCGATATTATACCTGCCGATGGAGAAATTATCGAAGGCATTGCTTCGGTTGACGAGTCTGTGATAACGGGTGAATCCGCGCCTGTTATAAGGGAAAGCGGCGGGGATAGAAGCGCGGTTACGGGGGGAACAAAGGTGCTTTCCGATAAAATATCGATTAAAATAACATCTAATCAGGGGGAGGGCTTTATCGACAAGATGATAAGCTTGGTCGAAGGAGCTTCAAGGCAGAAAACCCCGAATGAGATTGCCCTGAACATACTGCTAGTCATGTTTACCGCCCTTTTTTTAGTCGTAGTTGCGGCTATAGAACCTATGGCTCACTATTTTAATGGAAATATCTCTCCCGTTATACTTGTTGCCCTTATCGTGTGCTTAATTCCGACAACAATCGGAGCGCTATTATCGGCAATAGGCATATCGGGTATGGACAGATTAGTTAAGCACAATGTTATAGCTATGTCAGGAGCATCGGTTGAGGCAGCGGGAGATGTAAATACACTTCTTTTGGATAAGACGGGAACTATCACATTCGGCAATAGAATGGCCGTTAATTTTATTCCGGCCAAAGATGTCAATATAAACGATTTAGCGGATTATTCCCAGCTCTCGTCGTTATCCGACGAAACCCCCGAAGGAAGGTCTATCGTTACTCTGGCAAAAAAATACGGGCTAAGAGGCAGGCATATCGATGAAAAAAATGTGAATTTTATTCCTTTTTCGGCATTAACGAGAATGAGCGGGGTAGATATATTAGATAAAAAAGAAAATATAAGAAAGGGCGCCGTTGATTCCGTTATAAGGTTTATTGAACAAAACGGCGGCGTCGCGGAAAAGTCTATTACCCTCGCGGCCAATAATATTTCCAAGCAGGGAGGGACGCCTCTTGCCGTTGCCGTAAACGACAAAATACTTGGAATAATACATTTAAAAGATGTAGTCAAGGGCGGGATTAAAGAAAGAATCGATAGTTTAAGAAAAATTGGCATAAAAACGATAATGATAACGGGCGATAATGCTCTTACCGCAAAAGCCATAGCCGATGAGGCAGGTGTCGATGAGTTTGTTTCCGAAGCTACGCCCGAAACCAAGATGGATATAATTAAAAAAGAGCAGGCATTGGGGAAGCTAATCGCTATGACAGGGGATGGAACCAACGACGCGCCGGCTTTAGCCCAGGCCGATGTCGGCGTCGCTATGAACACAGGCACTATGGCCGCAAAAGAGGCGGGAAATATGATAGATCTTGACTCAAACCCGACGAAACTTATAGAAATAGTCGAGACCGGAAAACAGCTTCTTATAACAAGAGGTTCTTTAACGACATTTTCTATCGCAAACGATCTGGCGAAATACTTTGCTATAATACCTGCTATGTTTGCGCCTATAATGCCGTGGCTTGCCCCGTTAAACATAATGGGTTTGTCTTCGCCGCAATCCGCAATACTTTCGGCCGTTATATTCAATGCCGTTATAATAATAATATTAATACCGCTCGCCCTGAAGGGTGTGAAATACAGGCCTGCGGGGGCGTCTGCTATTCTAAGAAGAAACCTGTTGATTTACGGGCTTGGCGGAGTAATAGCCCCTTTTATCGGCATTAAAATAATAGATATAATAATTACCTATTTACATTTCATTTAA